From the genome of Coleofasciculus chthonoplastes PCC 7420:
GCCCAATATTTCAGGTGGTGTTTGTCTTACAGAATGCTCCCCTAGGGAACTTAGAGTTACCGGAAATTACCTTGACTCGCTTAGAGATTGAAACCGAAACTGCCAAATTTGATTTGCTCCTGTCGATGCGGGAAACTGAGCAAGGATTAACCGGGGTGTGGGAATATAACCAGGATTTATTTGCTGGGGAAACGATTACCCGAATGAGTGAACAGTTTCAAACCCTATTAGCAGGGATTGTGGCTCATCCTGAACAGTCGGTTTCCCAGTTACCGATATTAACCGAAGCTCAACGGCATCAGTTATTAGTGGAATGGAATAATACTCAAACCGATTATCCAAAAGACAAGTGTATTCATCAGTTATTTGAGCAGCAAGTCGAGAAAACGCCAGAGGCTGTAGCCGTAGTATTTAATGAACAACATCTTACCTATCGAGAGTTGAATAATCGGGCTAATCAGTTGGCACATTATCTACAACAATTAGGTGTAAAACCCGAATACTTAGTCGGGATTTGTGTTGAGCGTTCCCTAGACATGATTGTTGGACTATTGGGTATCCTGAAGGTGGGAGGAGCTTATGTACCAATTGACCCAACTTATCCGACTGAGCGTATCACCTATATGCTTGAAGATGCTCAGGTTCAGGTTTTACTGACTCAGGAGAGTTTAACTCAAGAACTTCCAGTTAACCATACCCAACTGATTTGTTTAGATTCACAGTGGCAAATCATTGCCCAACAAAGCCCAGACAATCCACTAACTGATGTCACCTCTGATAACTTAGCCTACATTAACTATACTTCTGGCTCCACAGGTAAACCCAAAGGCGTAGAAGTGCTGCACCGAGGGGTGATTCGTCTACTGTTTGGCATCGATTATGTCCACCTTGATGGCAAACAACGATTGTTACAAATGGCACCCATTTCTTTTGATGCGGCTACCTTTGAGATTTGGGGAGCGTTGTTACATGGTGCCAGGTGCGTTCTATTTCCCGAAACTGTGCCAACAGCTCAGACATTGAAACAGGTCATTCAAACCCACAACATCACAACCTTATGGCTAACATCGGCATTATTTAATGGGATTGTGGCTGAAGATGCCGAGGCGTTATCGGGAGTCCCACAATTACTCACGGGCGGAGAAGCCCTTTCAGTTAACCCGGTTAAAAAAGCACTGGCGGCTTTGCCATCAACTCAGATTATTAATGGATATGGTCCGACGGAAAACACGACCTTTACTTGTTGCTATTCTTTGCCCAAACAGCTTCCAGGAACTGAATTATCAATCTCCATCGGTCGTCCGATAAGTAATACCCAAGTTTATCTTCTCGATGCTTATTGGCAACCCGTTCCCATCGGTGTTATCGGGGAACTCTACATTGGTGGTGATGGATTAGCTAGAGGTTATTTGAATCGCCCCGAATTAACAGGGGAGAAATTTATTGCCAATCCCTTTAGCAATCAACCCAATGCTCGTTTGTACAAAACCGGAGACTTGGCGCGGTATCGAGCCGATGGCACTATCGAATTTGTGGGTCGGGTTGATAATCAAATTAAGCTGCGAGGGTTTCGGATTGAACTGGGGGAAATTGAAGCGGTATTAAGTCAATATCCGCAAGTCAAGGATACTGTAGTTATTGTCACAGAAGACCAACCGGGGAATAAACGTCTAGTTGCCTATTGTGTCTCTAATTCCGAACAATCAATTACCGCTGAATTACGCTCATTCCTCAAGACAAAGCTCCCGGATTATATGGTGCCATCAGCTTTTGTCCAGTTGGATGCTTTTCCCCTCACTCCCAATGGCAAAGTTGACCGTCGTGCTTTACCTAAACCGGAGCAAACCAGACTAGAATTAACGGAAACGTTTGTGTCTCCCAGAGACGACGTAGAAATAAAGCTGACTCAAATTTGGCAAAATGTTTTAGGGGTTCAGCCAATTAGCATTCGGGACAACTTCTTTGAGCTAGGCGGACATTCCTTACTGGCGGTGCAGCTTGTTAATCAAATTAAAAAAATAATTGGCACAGATATTCCCTTGGTTACTCTGTTTCAACTGGCGACTATTGAGGAAATTGCAAATTCTTTACGTTCTCAAAAAGATATAAGTGCCAAATCCTCTATAGTTCCAATTCAACCCCATGGATTAAAGCCCCCCTTGTTTTTTGCAAATTCGCCTAGTGCGGCGAGAAAACTCAGCACTTATTTTGGGAATGAACAACCCATTTACGGATTGAGTATTTTCGGACTTGAGGATATAGATGAGCAAAAATTATCGTCTCTACGCATTCAAGATATTGCCAAGCAATTTGTTCGCGATATGCGTCAAATCCAGCCTCAAGGACCTTATCTAATCGCCGCCTACTGTGCGGATTCCACTATAGCCTTTGAAATGGCACAACAACTCTCGGCACAAGGGCAGAAAGTCGCATTACTCGCGTTTATTGACACGATTTGGCAACCCCGTCAGTTAGGATTGTATTTCTATTGGTATAATTTCCGTAAATTTGGGTTTGACTATTTGCTTAAAAAAATCAAAGCAAATGTTAACTTAAAAGTAAAAAAAATAATCGAAATATATTGGCAAATAAAACTTAAATCACAATCAAATTTCCTGAGTTTAGATCTGCAGAATCAGGCAAAAAACCGTAAACTAATAGATGCTTTTTATAATGCCCATTGGAATTATATTCCTCAAGTTTATTCGGGTAAAATAACCTTGTTTTTGTGTAGTGAGTTATGGTTGAGACAATCGGCACAACTAGAAAAAATTGCAGGTGGAGGACTAGATGTTTACGAAGTTCCTGGATATCATAATTTTCTTTTCCAAGAACCTTATATTTATGTGCTTCATGAAAAGTTAAAAGCTTGCATCGATCAAGCTGTTACAGAACATTATTGATTGTTGACTTTATTAATTCACATAATTTTTATCGTACTGGCTATTGATAGTCAAAATACCACGGTTTCGGCATAGTCTCAAAATCTGCAGATATCGGACGGATTGACGGGACAAATTGGCTATGCGTTAGGAAAGCTATCCGAAGGAATTGAGATACCTGGATGAGCAAGTTCAGATTTGTAAGTCCCGCCAGAGAGGTAATATCTGTAGTGAATTTCAGGGTTGATCAATTGAATTAAGGCTGGTGGGCAATGCCCACCCTACGTAAGATCAAAGATTTCGGCGATCTAAAGTATTGTAGTCTGTGTAGCCATCGTGCTTATTGCCTCTCGATTTCAGATTTATGCAAAAAGTCGCTGGGGCGATCGCATTCCTTTGCCGATCGCAGATGACTGACTACCGATGAATCGCCGCAACCAGAGCCATCCCGAAGATTTTGCGATCGCTTCCTCATATATCAGTTAACTTAATCACCTTAATGAGTTATCCTTATAAGTGCTGTCACGGACACTGCTACTGCAAGTGAACTGAACTTCAGTTAGATTACTGATGCCCCCAAGTTCAGCCTCTGGCAACATGAAACTCAGCACTCTAGCTTTAATAATGGGGATCAAGCAACAATTATCAGCTTTTTTATCAATTGTCTTAGTCTATTGACTGACAATCCAGTCACGTTGTATAAATCCTACTTTTAAGATGCGCTGCTCCTTGATTAGAGCAGCCTATATAACCCAGTTTTCTTAATATCTGGGGGATCACCAACAGAACCGAAACAGCTTGAATCCACGCTTCTTTTGCTCGTGAAGAAGTTTACAGAACGTGCAAAATTCACGCTGAAACTTCACTAAACCTTTACGGACATTCATCCGGTGTAAATGCCAGAGTAGTTGTAGGTGGATAACAAGTGGTTTAGTTGGTTTGTTGATAGTACAGGAACAGATTTATGAGTGTATCTGATTTTACAACGAAGAACCCAATTCTTACGAAATGGTTTTGGATAGAGCCAAAACAGCCGTCCTCAACCCCAACCCAACCTCCCCAACCGAAAAAACGGTTCGATTTACTCAAACCCATTAAACGGTGGATTGATGGGATTGAAGTCCATAATCCCCAACTGGCACACTTGATCTGTCATCTGATCCCCGCCCAATGTCCCTTCGAGCGCGATATTAACCTCTTTGGACATACCCTGTTTCACATTCCCCCCTTGTGTAAGCTGAATCCCTTTTATGAGGAAGTCGTGGGGTTACGCTTCCGGGCGTTGTGCTATTTGGCAGATGAATGTGGTGAAGATATTTCCGCTTACTGCTAAAATTCCAAG
Proteins encoded in this window:
- a CDS encoding non-ribosomal peptide synthetase, with the translated sequence MKPIKDFVSELRHRQIKLWLDGDRLRYSAPQGTITPDILAQMRSRKPELLTFLEQVHPSIPTPIQPVTRDKEIPLSFAQQRLWFIDQFEKESAVYNIPYALHLTGQLNRNALEQSVQQIIQRHETLRTRFQLVNEAPMQIIEPHIHFSLSIIDVEDQQINPESTQVQQLIQQEAQTPFDLIKAPLFRVKLLCLNPQSHILILTLHHIISDGWSMGILIRELSSLYQAFCTGKSNPLTPLPIQYADFAIWQRQWLSGEVLDNQLSYWQKQLQGSPALLELPTNYPRPSQQTFRGHRQRFQLNPELTQQLKSLSQKTEATLFMTLLAAFATLLYRYSSQSDIVIGSPIANRNRKEIESLIGFFVNTLALRINLDENPSFNELLAQVKRVALEGYAHQDLPFEKLVEAIQPERSLSYSPIFQVVFVLQNAPLGNLELPEITLTRLEIETETAKFDLLLSMRETEQGLTGVWEYNQDLFAGETITRMSEQFQTLLAGIVAHPEQSVSQLPILTEAQRHQLLVEWNNTQTDYPKDKCIHQLFEQQVEKTPEAVAVVFNEQHLTYRELNNRANQLAHYLQQLGVKPEYLVGICVERSLDMIVGLLGILKVGGAYVPIDPTYPTERITYMLEDAQVQVLLTQESLTQELPVNHTQLICLDSQWQIIAQQSPDNPLTDVTSDNLAYINYTSGSTGKPKGVEVLHRGVIRLLFGIDYVHLDGKQRLLQMAPISFDAATFEIWGALLHGARCVLFPETVPTAQTLKQVIQTHNITTLWLTSALFNGIVAEDAEALSGVPQLLTGGEALSVNPVKKALAALPSTQIINGYGPTENTTFTCCYSLPKQLPGTELSISIGRPISNTQVYLLDAYWQPVPIGVIGELYIGGDGLARGYLNRPELTGEKFIANPFSNQPNARLYKTGDLARYRADGTIEFVGRVDNQIKLRGFRIELGEIEAVLSQYPQVKDTVVIVTEDQPGNKRLVAYCVSNSEQSITAELRSFLKTKLPDYMVPSAFVQLDAFPLTPNGKVDRRALPKPEQTRLELTETFVSPRDDVEIKLTQIWQNVLGVQPISIRDNFFELGGHSLLAVQLVNQIKKIIGTDIPLVTLFQLATIEEIANSLRSQKDISAKSSIVPIQPHGLKPPLFFANSPSAARKLSTYFGNEQPIYGLSIFGLEDIDEQKLSSLRIQDIAKQFVRDMRQIQPQGPYLIAAYCADSTIAFEMAQQLSAQGQKVALLAFIDTIWQPRQLGLYFYWYNFRKFGFDYLLKKIKANVNLKVKKIIEIYWQIKLKSQSNFLSLDLQNQAKNRKLIDAFYNAHWNYIPQVYSGKITLFLCSELWLRQSAQLEKIAGGGLDVYEVPGYHNFLFQEPYIYVLHEKLKACIDQAVTEHY
- a CDS encoding Mo-dependent nitrogenase C-terminal domain-containing protein, which gives rise to MSVSDFTTKNPILTKWFWIEPKQPSSTPTQPPQPKKRFDLLKPIKRWIDGIEVHNPQLAHLICHLIPAQCPFERDINLFGHTLFHIPPLCKLNPFYEEVVGLRFRALCYLADECGEDISAYC